A genomic window from Motacilla alba alba isolate MOTALB_02 chromosome 6, Motacilla_alba_V1.0_pri, whole genome shotgun sequence includes:
- the LOC119702884 gene encoding pancreatic lipase-related protein 2-like, with protein sequence MLAVWITALFLLSAARGREVCYKRLGCFSDSPPWAGIPGRQLAGLPSSPDAVNTNFLLYTRDNMVKYQKISATNPSTIKASNFQVHRKTRFIIHGHLAGADLPWITSICRFMFHSEDVNCILTDWRGGSSGLYTDAVNNVRIVGAELEYLVNFLEKEYGYSPANIHFIGHSLGAHVAGEAGRRKPGIGRITGLDPAGPLFQYTPPMVRLDPSDAKFVDIIHTHAGHLFFDFAPGILQTCGHLDFYPNGGKKMPGCRQLRVPPATRDINDLMRAYRSFGCGHKRSLRYYAESIITPNGFVGYQCDTYRDFVLGDCFPCPEEGCPLMGHYADKFLHKTEKEQQKVYLNTGPSPPYARWRKEIHVKVCATEAMKGNIDVALTGTNGFRKKYTIDKGTFKPGNTYLNYIDTEISGNISKVEFLWKKQLGHADRGCMGAEEVRIISGETGNMSVFCGCGAVQPRMWQALALC encoded by the exons ATGCTTGCAGTATGGATCactgctctttttcttctcagtgcaGCCAGAG GAAGGGAAGTTTGCTACAAAAGGCTTGGATGCTTTTCAGACAGCCCCCCATGGGCTGGGATCCCGGGGAGACAACTGGCAGGCTTGCCCAGCTCTCCAGATGCTGTGAACACAAATTTCCTCCTATACACCAGAGATAACATGGTGAAATACCAA AAAATTTCAGCTACAAATCCTTCAACTATAAAAGCTTCGAACTTCCAAGTGCACAGGAAAACTCGTTTCATTATCCACGGCCACCTTGCCGGAGCAGATCTCCCCTGGATAACAAGCATATGCAGG TTCATGTTTCACTCTGAAGATGTGAACTGCATTTTGACAGACTGGAGGGGTGGCTCCAGTGGTCTGTACACGGACGCCGTCAACAACGTCCGCATTgtgggggctgagctggagtACCTGGTGAACTTCCTGGAG AAAGAGTATGGCTACTCTCCTGCCAACATCCATTTCATCGGCCACAGCCTTGGAGCGCACGTtgcaggggaggcagggaggaggaagccTGGCATTGGAAGAATAACAG GTTTGGATCCAGCTGGGCCCCTTTTCCAGTACACTCCTCCAATGGTTAGGCTGGATCCTTCAGATGCAAAATTTGTTGATATAATTCACACTCATGCTGGTCATCTTTTCTTTGACTTTG CTCCAGGGATTCTTCAGACTTGTGGCCACCTGGATTTTTACCCAAATGGTGGGAAGAAGATGCCAGGATGCAGGCAGCTTCGTGTGCCTCCTGCAACTCGGGATATCAATGACCTGATGAGAg cataCAGATCTTTTGGATGTGGACATAAAAGAAGCCTCAGGTATTATGCTGAGAGCATCATCACTCCAAATGGATTTGTTGGGTACCAGTGTGACACATACCGAGATTTTGTGTTG gGAGACTGCTTCCCATGTCCAGAAGAAGGATGCCCACTGATGGGTCATTATGCTGATAAGTTTttacataaaactgaaaaagaacagcaaaaggTTTATTTAAACACAGGGCCCTCCCCTCCATATGCTC GCTGGCGAAAAGAGATACATGTCAAAGTGTGTGCAACAGAAGCCATGAAGGGAAATATAGATGTAGCCTTGACTGGAACTAATgggttcagaaaaaaatataccatTGACAA GGGAACTTTCAAACCAGGCAACACATACTTGAACTACATTGATACAGAAATTTCTGGGAACATTTCAAAAGTTGAGTTTCTCTGGAAAAAGCAACTAGGTCATGCAGACAGAGGCTGCATGGGAGCTGAAGAAGTCAGAATAATATCTGGGGAAACTGGAAATAT gtCTGTGTTCTGTGGGTGTGGAGCTGTGCAGCCCAGAATGTGGCAAGCCCTGGCTCTCTGCTGA